From Desulfatirhabdium butyrativorans DSM 18734, a single genomic window includes:
- a CDS encoding PD-(D/E)XK nuclease family protein gives MNAEAIKEIIRKELPTLLRDDPELRAFLSDLMRRDFTSRAETQDRFYEILDELRRDREEQKKKWEAQQKKWDEQEKERKEQQKKWDEQQNRWDEQQKRWEEQKEHWRINHEQFNMVHQEIMAQARKFDRSIGALGARWGLRSEKAFRDALAGILEESFHVQVLNINEWDEDGMVFGRPDQVEIDVIIKNGLLIICELKSSIDKAGMVIFERKARFYEKRHNQKANRLIVISPMIDPKALTVAKTLGIETYGDSTEVESL, from the coding sequence GTGAATGCGGAAGCAATCAAAGAAATCATCCGGAAAGAGTTGCCGACCCTGCTTCGAGACGACCCCGAATTGCGCGCCTTCTTATCCGATTTGATGAGAAGAGATTTCACCAGTAGAGCAGAAACGCAGGATCGGTTTTACGAAATCCTGGACGAGCTTCGAAGGGATCGGGAAGAACAGAAGAAAAAGTGGGAAGCCCAGCAAAAAAAATGGGATGAGCAGGAAAAAGAGCGGAAAGAGCAACAGAAAAAGTGGGATGAGCAACAAAACAGGTGGGATGAACAGCAAAAGAGGTGGGAAGAACAGAAAGAACATTGGCGGATCAACCACGAACAATTTAACATGGTTCATCAAGAGATTATGGCGCAAGCCCGGAAATTTGACCGAAGTATCGGGGCGTTGGGTGCGCGTTGGGGGTTGCGATCGGAGAAGGCATTTCGGGATGCTCTGGCTGGTATTCTGGAAGAGAGTTTCCATGTACAAGTGTTGAATATCAACGAGTGGGATGAGGATGGCATGGTTTTTGGGCGACCCGACCAGGTGGAAATCGATGTCATCATCAAAAACGGCCTGTTGATCATTTGTGAATTGAAATCTTCGATCGACAAGGCGGGGATGGTGATTTTCGAGCGCAAGGCCCGGTTTTACGAAAAACGTCACAACCAAAAGGCCAATCGCCTGATCGTCATCTCGCCCATGATCGATCCAAAAGCGTTGACTGTAGCAAAAACACTCGGAATTGAAACCTATGGAGATTCGACAGAAGTTGAAAGCTTATGA
- a CDS encoding formate dehydrogenase accessory protein FdhE, with amino-acid sequence MNDPESIDALHRTIRWFQEYRPIYREMLDFFGAMFEAQLRALGKISLQQLSVADDVIRSRKTTKFPLIGVSEFSVDARNAKELTDEIIGLAMRSTAKLQEGAESLAGLLGSGRLSYETLFDTALKRVDDETPVEGDANLLLFFGYHSVLPSIMANREIALGYLQQEEPWRTGYCPVCGGMPALSLLDKNGERSFVCSFCRNRWVVPRLFCAYCSNTEGEDLEYILSEEEPEYRIDTCLKCHRYVKTVDTRKTDRWIYPDLEMLTTIHLDMKAVELQLQPVVNNPYF; translated from the coding sequence GCTTTGCATCGAACCATTCGCTGGTTTCAGGAATACCGACCGATCTATCGGGAAATGCTCGACTTTTTCGGGGCGATGTTCGAGGCGCAGCTTCGGGCATTAGGCAAAATTTCCCTGCAGCAACTGAGCGTTGCGGATGACGTGATTCGGAGCCGAAAGACAACCAAATTCCCCCTGATCGGCGTGTCGGAATTTTCGGTCGACGCCCGGAATGCCAAAGAATTGACGGACGAGATCATCGGCCTGGCCATGCGTTCGACGGCAAAGCTCCAGGAAGGCGCAGAGTCTCTGGCGGGGTTGCTGGGTTCGGGCCGCTTGTCCTATGAAACGCTTTTCGATACGGCGCTCAAGCGGGTGGATGATGAGACGCCGGTGGAAGGGGATGCCAATCTGCTGCTGTTTTTTGGCTACCACAGCGTCCTGCCTTCCATCATGGCAAACCGGGAGATTGCCCTGGGTTATCTGCAGCAGGAAGAACCCTGGCGTACCGGATATTGCCCGGTCTGCGGGGGCATGCCGGCCCTTTCCCTGCTCGATAAAAACGGCGAGCGGAGCTTTGTGTGCAGTTTTTGCCGAAACCGGTGGGTGGTTCCCCGGCTCTTTTGCGCATACTGCAGCAACACCGAAGGAGAAGATCTCGAATATATCCTCAGCGAAGAAGAACCGGAATACCGGATCGATACCTGCCTGAAGTGCCATCGGTACGTCAAGACGGTGGACACCCGCAAAACCGACCGCTGGATCTACCCGGATCTCGAAATGCTGACGACCATTCATCTGGACATGAAAGCTGTGGAACTGCAATTGCAACCAGTGGTCAACAATCCGTATTTTTGA
- a CDS encoding ATP-binding protein: MKRKRLPIGIQTFSEIREDDCYYVDKTQFAVELVRQGKYYFLSRPRRFGKSLFLDTLKELFEGNRALFTGLYAENNWDWSVRYPVIKISFGGGVLGSREDLIDSIDGQMLRYESGSGLQGIGFSIRRRFMNLIIALHEQTGKRVVVLVDEYDKPILDRIEDEAIALEIREGLKDLYSVIKEADAHIKFAFLTGVSKFSKVSLFSGLNNLQDITLDSRYSAICGYTEHDVDRVFGPELDGLDREAIRAWYNGYNWTGETVYNPFDLLLLFSTRQFRPYWFETGTPTFLTKLLMERKQFTPDLERIVAPETLLSTFDVGNIPVEALLFQTGYLTIASVRDILGLTQIVLRYPNLEVRTSLNRVLLAVLTGDPIQYGMHATKLYDLLLAGDFEGLRSLFHAFYASIPHQWYTGNTIAQYEGFYVSVFYSYFAALGLDIRTEESTNRGRIDMAVVFAGRVYLFEFKVVEETPEGKAIQQLRDKGYAEKYRALGFPIHLVGVEFSKVDRNIVGFDVDSV, encoded by the coding sequence ATGAAACGAAAGCGACTTCCCATCGGCATCCAGACATTCAGCGAAATCCGGGAAGACGACTGTTACTATGTCGACAAGACCCAGTTCGCCGTCGAGCTGGTTCGACAGGGAAAGTACTATTTTCTTTCGCGGCCTCGGCGATTCGGCAAGAGTCTGTTTCTCGATACACTGAAGGAACTCTTCGAAGGCAATCGGGCCTTGTTCACCGGGTTGTATGCCGAGAACAATTGGGACTGGTCGGTGCGGTATCCGGTGATCAAGATCAGTTTCGGCGGCGGGGTGTTGGGATCTCGAGAGGATTTGATCGACAGTATCGATGGACAAATGCTGCGCTACGAAAGTGGTTCCGGGTTGCAGGGAATCGGATTTTCGATACGCCGCAGGTTCATGAATCTGATCATTGCATTGCATGAGCAAACGGGCAAGCGCGTGGTGGTTCTGGTGGACGAGTACGACAAGCCGATTCTGGATCGGATCGAGGATGAAGCGATTGCACTGGAGATCCGGGAGGGGCTCAAGGACCTGTATTCAGTAATCAAGGAGGCGGATGCCCACATCAAATTTGCGTTCCTGACGGGTGTGAGCAAGTTTTCCAAGGTCAGTCTGTTTTCGGGGTTGAACAACCTGCAGGACATCACGCTGGACAGCCGCTACAGTGCCATCTGCGGGTATACGGAACACGACGTGGACCGGGTATTTGGGCCTGAGCTTGACGGCCTCGATCGTGAAGCGATTCGAGCCTGGTACAATGGCTACAACTGGACAGGAGAGACGGTATACAACCCCTTCGATTTGCTGCTGCTTTTCAGCACCCGGCAGTTCCGGCCCTACTGGTTCGAAACCGGAACCCCGACCTTTCTCACCAAGCTCCTGATGGAACGCAAGCAGTTCACCCCCGATCTGGAACGGATCGTTGCCCCGGAGACCCTGCTTTCCACCTTCGATGTCGGAAACATTCCGGTCGAGGCCCTGCTTTTTCAAACCGGGTATTTGACCATTGCCTCTGTTCGTGACATCCTTGGATTGACACAGATTGTACTACGCTATCCGAATCTTGAGGTTCGCACATCCCTAAACCGTGTGTTGCTGGCTGTTTTGACGGGTGATCCAATCCAGTATGGGATGCACGCCACGAAATTATATGATCTCTTGCTGGCTGGTGATTTCGAAGGACTTCGCTCGTTGTTTCATGCCTTCTATGCCTCCATTCCGCATCAGTGGTATACCGGAAACACCATAGCTCAGTACGAAGGCTTTTACGTGAGCGTGTTCTACAGCTATTTTGCGGCCCTCGGGCTGGACATCCGCACAGAGGAATCCACCAATCGGGGCCGGATCGACATGGCCGTCGTTTTCGCCGGCCGGGTATATCTATTTGAATTCAAGGTAGTGGAAGAAACCCCGGAAGGAAAAGCCATCCAGCAGCTTCGGGACAAGGGGTATGCGGAAAAGTACCGTGCGCTCGGATTTCCCATTCATTTGGTCGGCGTTGAATTCAGCAAGGTGGATCGCAATATCGTGGGATTCGATGTAGATAGCGTCTGA